One Coffea arabica cultivar ET-39 chromosome 5e, Coffea Arabica ET-39 HiFi, whole genome shotgun sequence DNA segment encodes these proteins:
- the LOC140006193 gene encoding putative disease resistance protein RGA1: protein MAELFVPKIIGQLGDVVVKHLREKVNLVMVVDDEVRNISSKLETIEKLLHDAERRRLKEKHVGIWLEKLEDITYEMDDVLDEWNFKIQEPKNKGTHQNARMQPTLRNKLIFNDGAN from the exons ATGGCTGAATTGTTTGTTCCAAAGATAATAGGTCAGTTGGGAGATGTTGTCGTGAAGCACCTCAGGGAGAAAGTTAACCTGGTGATGGTGGTTGATGACGAGGTGAGAAACATCTCCTCTAAGCTGGAAacaattgaaaaacttttgcaTGATGCAGAGAGAAGAAGGCTAAAGGAGAAACATGTTGGCATTTGGCTTGAAAAGCTTGAAGACATAACATATGAGATGGATGATGTGTTGGACGAATGGAACTTCAAGATTCAGGAACCAAAAAATAAGGGAACTCATCAGAATGCCAGAATGCAGCCAACACTACGGAACAAG TTAATATTCAATGATGGTGCAAATTGA
- the LOC113722663 gene encoding S-norcoclaurine synthase 1 encodes MKTEVAINGADLGGSLPVENVQELASNCSKEIPHRYIRPEIILDEISTDDSLQVPVIDMEKLATSHSKYQNEMAKLHQACNEWGFFQLVNHGASMVIEKMKVVTEDFFKLPLQQKMACAQEPNRIEGYGQAFVVSEDQKLDWGDMLFLNSLPVSQRNMRFWPNSPTSFRSTLDEYSLQIHKVCMSLFKLIELNLGLEPGKLCSIYQDGTQGIRMNYYPPCRQSDKVIGLSPHSDGTGLTLLVQVNDVQGLQIKKSNTWLPIKPIPGAIIVNIGDLLEIMSNGEYRSIEHRAVVDFQIERLSIAAFHIAHLTAKIGPLPELVKENGAQYKALGFEEYVRLMLSSKLDGKSQLDHMRTNN; translated from the exons ATGAAAACTGAGGTAGCCATAAATGGAGCTGACCTTGGTGGTTCTCTCCCTGTGGAGAATGTGCAAGAACTAGCTTCTAATTGCTCCAAAGAGATCCCACATCGATACATCCGGCCTGAAATCATCCTTGATGAAATTTCAACCGATGATTCTTTACAGGTTCCAGTCATTGACATGGAGAAGCTTGCAACTAGTCATTCAAAATACCAAAATGAAATGGCAAAACTTCATCAGGCATGTAACGAGTGGGGTTTCTTTCAg TTAGTCAACCATGGGGCCTCAATGGTAATCGAGAAAATGAAGGTGGTGACAGAGGATTTCTTCAAGCTGCCATTACAGCAGAAAATGGCTTGTGCACAAGAACCAAATCGTATTGAAGGCTATGGTCAAGCATTTGTTGTATCAGAGGATCAAAAGCTTGACTGGGGGGACATGCTCTTCCTCAATTCATTGCCAGTTTCTCAAAGAAACATGAGATTCTGGCCTAATTCGCCAACATCTTTTAG ATCAACCTTGGATGAATACTCACTTCAAATTCACAAGGTTTGCATGAGCCTCTTCAAACTTATCGAGTTGAATCTTGGGTTGGAGCCAGGCAAACTATGCAGCATTTATCAAGATGGCACACAAGGAATAAGAATGAATTACTATCCACCCTGCAGGCAATCAGACAAAGTTATTGGCCTCTCTCCACACTCTGATGGAACAGGACTGACCTTATTAGTTCAAGTCAATGACGTTCAAGGCCTGCAAATCAAGAAAAGCAATACATGGCTGCCCATTAAACCCATTCCGGGAGCAATCATAGTCAACATTGGTGATCTGTTGGAG ATAATGAGTAATGGGGAATATAGAAGCATAGAGCATAGAGCTGTTGTGGATTTCCAGATAGAAAGGCTGTCAATTGCTGCATTTCACATTGCACATTTGACAGCAAAAATTGGTCCTCTACCGGAGCTTGTCAAAGAAAATGGTGCACAATACAAGGCATTAGGATTCGAGGAGTATGTCAGACTGATGCTAAGCTCCAAACTTGATGGCAAAAGCCAACTGGATCACATGAGAACAAACAACTGA